From the genome of Chanos chanos chromosome 5, fChaCha1.1, whole genome shotgun sequence, one region includes:
- the zdhhc4 gene encoding palmitoyltransferase ZDHHC4: MDFLSLFAIYVAVVLTCIALVCKYSGQQQTPFGQLFNAVSTVISPWIPQWLQTVFNKIFHKLFHQRNKLFLYLHLLLEVAVYGEFSYEVFGFCMEMDTSLISLSIPYVLLALKSYLFYLCCSRDPGTVTKKNHAALLKMYPYDERLFHQGTSCPTCLLTKPARSKHCRLCNRCVHRFDHHCVWVNNCIGAKNTRFFLLYLLSVCAMAGDIALLTGDMLLHAVLRSGLMHAYYIDENGQQQSTGLLFVIQHLFLTFPRIVFMLGFVIFVFFLLAGYTLFHFYLAFVNQTANEWFRGRGHGCQHCNPMSGHQCRPSYNPLRGFYNRGVLRNLGEIFRPLGPTQKKVN, translated from the exons ATggacttcctctctctgtttgcaatTTATGTGGCGGTCGTTCTGACCTGCATAGCCCTGGTTTGTAAATACTCCGGTCAGCAACAAACTCCCTTTGGACAGCTATTCAATGCTGTATCAACG GTAATCTCTCCTTGGATCCCACAATGGCTTCAAACTGTTTTCAACAAAATTTTCCACAAACTTTTTCATCAAAG GAACAAACTGTTTCTATACCTGCACCTTCTACTCGAGGTTGCAGTATATGGAGAATTTTCTTATGAGGTATTTGGCTTTTGTATGGAGATGGACACCAGTTTGATCAGCTTGTCTATCCCATACGTGCTTCTGGCACTGAAGTCTTACCTATTTTACCTCTGTTGTAGTAGAGACCCAG GTACAGTGACAAAGAAAAACCATGCTGCACTACTTAAAATGTATCCGTACGATGAGAGGTTGTTTCATCAAGGAACGAGCTGCCCGACGTGCCTTCTGACAAAGCCTGCCAGGTCGAAACACTGTC GGTTGTGCAACAGATGTGTCCACCGATTTGATCACCACTGCGTGTGGGTAAACAACTGCATCGGAGCTAAAAACACCAGGTTTTTCCTGTTGTACCTGCTTAGCGTGTGTGCCATGGCTGGAGACATTGCACTGCTGACAGGGGACATGCTACTGCACGCTGTCCTGCGGTCTGGTCTCATGCATGCTTACTACATTGACGAGAATGGTCAGCAGCAGTCTACAGGACTGCTCTTTGTGATTCAG cACCTCTTCCTCACGTTTCCTAGAATAGTCTTCATGCTGGGTTTTGTGATCTTCGTCTTTTTCCTGTTGGCGGGATATACTCTGTTTCACTTCTACCTTGCCTTTGTTAATCAAACCGCCAATGAGTGGTTCAGAGGGAGGGGCCATGGCTGTCAGCACTGCAATCCAATGTCGGGACATCAGTGCCGTCCATCGTACAATCCCCTCAGGGGTTTCTACAATAGGGGCGTCCTGAGAAACCTTGGGGAAATCTTTAGGCCCTTAGGTCCTACTCAGAAAAAAGTCAATTAG
- the pgp gene encoding glycerol-3-phosphate phosphatase → MAVSKCTRLSGPLIKQLLDSVDNVLFDCDGVIWRGDEAISGAPEVINLLKKTGKGVYFVTNNSTKTRKMYADKLAKLGFNATEEEVFGTAYCSAMYLKSVCKLEGKVYLIGSNAMRQELEKVEIEQIGVGPDHVSGTQFDWANVALDPEVKAVLVGFDEHFSYMKLNKALQYLSNSDCQFVGTNTDTRLPLEGGKAVPGTGCLVKAVETAAQRQAQVVGKPNRFMFDCVAGKFNVDPNRCLMVGDRLDTDILLGSNCGLKTLLTLTGVSTVADAETHQKSGCPVRQGMVPDYYVDSIAELLPALQG, encoded by the exons ATGGCTGTGTCAAAATGTACCCGGTTGAGCGGACCACTGATCAAGCAGTTGCTTGACTCTGTGGATAATGTACTCTTTGATTGCGATGGCGTGATATGGAGAGGTGACGAAGCTATTTCTGGGGCACCCGAAGTCATcaatttattaaagaaaactgGCAAAGGAGTGTATTTTGTAACCAACAACAGCACTAAAACCAGAAAAATGTATGCCGATAAACTGGCCAAGTTGGGATTTAATGctacagaggaggaggtgttcGGTACGGCATATTGCTCAGCAATGTACCTCAAATCCGTTTGTAAACTTGAGGGGAAAGTGTATCTTATTGGAAGCAATGCGATGAGACAAGAGCTTGAAAAGGTTGAAATCGAGCAGATTGGTGTTGGACCCGATCACGTCTCAGGCACTCAGTTCGACTGGGCTAATGTGGCTTTGGACCCAGAGGTCAAAGCTGTGCTTGTCGGATTCGATGAACATTTCAGTTATATGAAACTGAACAAAGCACTTCAGTACCTCTCTAACAGTGACTGCCAGTTTGTGGGAACCAACACTGACACTAGACTTCCACTGGAAGGTGGTAAAGCGGTTCCAG GGACTGGATGCCTTGTCAAGGCAGTGGAGACAGCAGCACAGCGGCAAGCTCAAGTCGTCGGGAAGCCTAACAGATTCATGTTCGACTGCGTAGCTGGCAAGTTTAATGTAGACCCCAATCGGTGTCTCATGGTAGGGGACAGGCTGGACACAGACATTCTGCTTGGTTCAAACTGTGGACTGAAGACACTGCTGACTCTGACTGGGGTGTCAACGGTAGCTGATGCGGAGACACACCAGAAGAGCGGATGTCCAGTTCGTCAAGGCATGGTGCCGGACTACTATGTTGATAGCATCGCAGAACTCTTGCCTGCGTTGCAGGGTTAG
- the bricd5 gene encoding BRICHOS domain-containing protein 5 has product MVRCWKRSEACLEFSRCMDWGTVRSLKLPHGVFLGTLAAILLIVIIALGVAGQLGFQPKTQSTSQIVRITFSDQTGALINQSALVDKHNSVVTYSVSSQINHTSTVLFDMKHGLICYKPDNQDTCFLRKMEKSDYENMHVVLNETEQQVSQIWLVGNETQRHTEFLGVLAGSRLDASTLQEPIQGLCQDSPVYWTRRAEGPGKQRLIYFCIDICFPSNICVSVCFYYLPE; this is encoded by the exons ATGGTGAGGTGCTGGAAACGCTCAGAAGCCTGTTTGGAGTTCTCACGATGCATG GACTGGGGCACAGTGAGGTCCCTAAAGCTTCCTCACGGGGTGTTTTTGGGGACCCTCGCAGCCATACTACTCATAGTTATCATAGCACTGGGTGTCGCTGGGCAGCTAGGGTTCCAACCCAAAACACAG TCTACTTCGCAGATTGTCCGAATCACGTTTTCTGACCAGACTGGTGCTTTGATAAACCAGTCTGCATTAGTGGACAAGCACAACAGTGTGGTGACCTATTCTGTTTCATCTCAAATCAACCACACATCCACTGTGCTTTTTGACATGAAACAT GGATTGATATGCTACAAACCAGACAACCAAGACACCTGTTTCCTCCGCAAAATGGAAAAGTCAGATTATGAAAATATGCACGTTGTCCTGAACGAGACAGAGCAACAG GTTAGTCAGATCTGGCTGGTGGgaaatgagacacagagacacactgagttTTTGGGAGTCTTGGCAGGCAGTCGTTTGGATGCCTCAACTCTTCAGGAGCCCATTCAAGGCCTCTGTCAAGACAGCCCTGTCTACTGGACCAGGAGGGCTGAAG GTCCCGGAAAACAAAGACTGATTTACTTCTGCATTGATATCTGCTTCCCAAGCAAcatatgtgtctctgtctgcttctaCTACTTACCAGAGTGA